A genomic stretch from Vibrio algarum includes:
- a CDS encoding ABC transporter substrate-binding protein — MFKNKITQALLLGASLSVAATSFSTLAADVPAGTKLAKMQELVRGNGTEVASIDPHKTEGVPESHVIRDLLEGLVNQDADGNTIPGVAESWETTDNKTFVFHLRKDAKWSNGDPVTAEDFVYSFKRAVDPATASPYSWYLEMTNMVNAAEIIAGTADKETLGVTALDANTLEVKLTTAVPYFVMMMGHTTVKPVHKATVEKFGDQWTKPENFVGNGAFVMDNWVVNERIELVPNKSYWDNAKTVLTKVTYLPIENQVAEMNRFLSGEINFTNELPNEHFKRLEKDHPESVSIQGNLCSYYYGFNNKKAPFDDVRVRKALSFAIDRDVITKFLLGQGQKPAFFLTPEIVAGFNPEVPAYGKMTQAERVEEAKSLLAEAGFTDSNPLEFTLLYNTSENHKKIAAAIQSMWKKSLGVEVQLENQEWKTYLDTRRQGNFDVTRAGWCGDYNEASSFLSLMQSNNSSNDPKYHSEEYDETMHKALISTSDAERNALYAEAEVLLAKDMPIAPIYQYVKARLVNPNVGGFPVNNAEDKIYSKDLYIKE, encoded by the coding sequence ATGTTCAAAAATAAAATTACACAAGCCCTTTTATTGGGTGCAAGCTTATCCGTAGCTGCTACTTCTTTTTCTACTCTTGCTGCAGATGTTCCTGCAGGAACTAAACTTGCTAAGATGCAAGAATTAGTTCGAGGTAACGGTACAGAAGTGGCGTCTATCGACCCACATAAAACGGAAGGCGTGCCAGAATCTCACGTAATTCGTGATCTTCTAGAAGGTCTTGTAAACCAAGATGCAGATGGTAACACTATTCCTGGTGTGGCAGAGTCTTGGGAAACAACGGATAACAAAACATTTGTTTTCCACTTACGCAAAGACGCTAAGTGGTCTAACGGAGATCCAGTAACTGCTGAAGATTTCGTCTATAGCTTCAAGCGTGCAGTCGATCCAGCAACAGCGTCACCATATTCTTGGTACCTAGAAATGACCAATATGGTTAATGCTGCAGAGATCATTGCAGGAACCGCGGACAAAGAAACGTTAGGTGTTACTGCTCTAGATGCAAATACGTTAGAAGTTAAACTGACCACAGCAGTTCCATATTTTGTCATGATGATGGGCCACACAACGGTTAAGCCAGTACATAAAGCAACGGTTGAAAAATTTGGCGATCAATGGACTAAACCAGAAAACTTTGTTGGTAACGGCGCGTTTGTTATGGACAACTGGGTAGTCAATGAGCGTATTGAATTGGTTCCAAACAAAAGTTACTGGGACAACGCAAAGACGGTTCTAACGAAAGTAACTTATCTTCCTATTGAAAACCAAGTTGCTGAAATGAACCGTTTCCTTTCTGGTGAAATTAACTTCACTAATGAACTGCCAAATGAGCACTTTAAGCGCCTAGAAAAAGACCATCCAGAATCAGTTTCCATCCAAGGTAACTTGTGTTCTTACTACTACGGATTCAACAACAAAAAAGCACCATTTGATGATGTACGTGTTCGTAAAGCACTTTCTTTTGCTATCGATCGTGACGTAATCACTAAGTTCCTTCTTGGTCAAGGTCAAAAGCCTGCTTTCTTCCTAACACCTGAAATCGTTGCTGGATTTAACCCTGAAGTACCTGCCTATGGAAAAATGACTCAAGCAGAACGTGTTGAAGAAGCAAAAAGTCTTCTAGCAGAAGCAGGCTTTACAGATTCAAATCCGCTTGAATTCACTCTTCTTTACAACACATCAGAAAACCATAAGAAAATTGCAGCCGCAATTCAATCTATGTGGAAGAAATCTCTAGGTGTTGAAGTTCAACTAGAAAACCAAGAGTGGAAAACGTATCTAGATACGCGTCGTCAAGGTAACTTTGATGTCACTCGTGCTGGCTGGTGTGGCGATTATAATGAAGCTTCTTCGTTCCTTTCTTTAATGCAAAGTAACAATAGCTCAAATGATCCTAAATATCACAGCGAAGAATATGATGAAACAATGCATAAAGCATTGATTTCAACAAGCGATGCAGAGCGTAATGCACTTTATGCTGAGGCAGAAGTCCTACTAGCGAAAGATATGCCTATTGCGCCTATCTATCAATATGTTAAAGCTCGCCTAGTAAACCCTAACGTTGGTGGCTTCCCAGTTAACAACGCAGAAGATAAGATTTACTCAAAAGATCTATATATCAAAGAGTAA
- the oppB gene encoding oligopeptide ABC transporter permease OppB produces the protein MFKFIAKRVFEAIPTLLVLITISFFLMRFAPGNPFSTERPLPPEVMANINAKYGLDKPVSVQYITYLTNVLQGDFGPSFKYKDFTVNELVAGALPVSAKVGFAAFIFTLFMGVGVGTIAALRQNTWVDYVIMSTAMLGVVMPSFVLAPALIYLFSINLGWFPAGGWLDGSFQYMFLPVIGMSLLYVATFARITRGSMIETLNSNFIRTARAKGLSYPYIVIKHALKPAMLPVVSYMGPAFVGIITGSVVIETIFGLPGIGKLFVNAAFNRDYSLVMGITILIGFLFILFNTIVDILLAAIDPKIRY, from the coding sequence ATGTTTAAATTCATCGCGAAAAGAGTATTTGAAGCCATTCCGACATTACTGGTATTGATTACAATCTCTTTTTTCCTAATGCGCTTTGCTCCAGGTAACCCGTTTTCTACCGAACGTCCGTTACCACCGGAAGTAATGGCAAACATTAATGCAAAATATGGCCTAGATAAACCAGTGTCAGTACAATATATCACGTACTTAACTAATGTATTACAGGGCGATTTTGGACCATCATTCAAGTATAAAGACTTTACAGTTAATGAACTGGTAGCCGGTGCATTACCTGTATCAGCCAAAGTCGGGTTTGCTGCTTTTATCTTTACTCTATTTATGGGGGTAGGGGTTGGCACCATAGCCGCACTACGGCAAAACACTTGGGTCGATTACGTCATTATGTCCACAGCGATGCTCGGGGTGGTGATGCCATCCTTTGTGTTGGCACCTGCATTAATTTATTTATTTTCAATTAACTTAGGCTGGTTCCCAGCTGGTGGTTGGTTGGATGGTTCCTTTCAGTATATGTTCTTACCCGTCATTGGTATGTCACTGTTGTACGTAGCAACATTTGCTCGTATTACCCGTGGTAGTATGATCGAAACACTGAACAGTAACTTTATTCGTACTGCACGAGCGAAAGGCCTTAGCTACCCTTATATTGTTATAAAGCACGCACTTAAGCCTGCTATGCTTCCAGTCGTTTCGTATATGGGGCCTGCTTTCGTAGGTATTATCACCGGCTCTGTTGTTATTGAAACCATATTTGGACTACCAGGTATCGGTAAGTTGTTCGTCAACGCGGCATTTAACCGAGATTACTCGCTAGTAATGGGGATCACTATTCTGATTGGTTTCCTATTTATCTTGTTCAACACTATTGTTGATATTTTACTAGCAGCGATTGATCCAAAAATTCGTTATTAA
- the oppC gene encoding oligopeptide ABC transporter permease OppC: MLTKKENLEAIEKFSENLEIEGRSLWQDARIRFMRNKAAMVSLAILSVMILAVIFLPMIAEFAYDDTDWYSLHAAPSAEHIFGTDSLGRDLYVRTLVGGRISLMVGVLGAFVAVLIGTLYGATSGYIGGRTDRVMMRILEILYAVPFMFLVIVLVTFFGRNIVLIFVAIGAIAWLDMARIVRGQTLSLRSKEFIEAAHVSGVSNWKIITRHIVPNVLGIVAVYSTLLIPSMILTESFLSFLGLGVQEPMTSWGALLQEGSQTMEVAIWQLIFPAAFMVVTLFCFNYVGDGLRDALDPKDR; encoded by the coding sequence ATGTTAACGAAAAAAGAAAACCTCGAGGCGATCGAAAAGTTCTCCGAGAACTTAGAAATAGAAGGTCGCAGCTTATGGCAAGATGCTCGAATTCGCTTTATGCGTAACAAAGCAGCGATGGTGAGCCTTGCAATATTATCCGTTATGATTTTGGCAGTGATATTTTTGCCAATGATTGCAGAATTTGCTTATGACGATACAGATTGGTATTCACTACATGCAGCACCATCTGCGGAGCACATATTTGGTACCGACAGTTTAGGTCGCGACTTATATGTTCGTACTCTTGTTGGTGGACGTATCTCCTTAATGGTGGGAGTATTGGGTGCGTTTGTAGCGGTTTTGATTGGTACGCTTTACGGAGCAACTTCTGGCTACATTGGTGGAAGAACTGACCGCGTCATGATGCGTATTCTGGAAATCTTGTACGCAGTTCCATTCATGTTTCTTGTTATTGTACTTGTTACCTTTTTTGGCCGAAATATAGTTCTTATATTTGTTGCTATCGGTGCAATTGCATGGCTCGATATGGCACGTATTGTCCGTGGCCAGACATTGAGTTTGCGTAGCAAAGAGTTTATCGAGGCGGCGCATGTTAGTGGTGTGAGTAACTGGAAGATCATTACTCGTCATATCGTTCCAAATGTATTAGGAATTGTGGCGGTGTACTCTACACTTCTTATTCCAAGCATGATCTTAACGGAATCATTTCTATCTTTCCTAGGACTTGGTGTTCAAGAGCCAATGACTAGTTGGGGTGCATTACTGCAAGAAGGGTCGCAAACAATGGAAGTGGCGATATGGCAGTTGATATTCCCTGCGGCATTTATGGTGGTAACACTGTTTTGCTTTAACTATGTTGGTGACGGTCTTCGTGACGCGTTGGATCCTAAAGACAGATAA
- the oppD gene encoding ABC transporter ATP-binding protein — MSLLDVKDLRVEFTTQDGNVTAVNDLNFSLEQGETLGIVGESGSGKSQTVFAIMGLLAKNGIIKGSAKFEGREILNLPEVELNKVRAEQIAMIFQDPMTSLNPYMKVSDQLMEVLMLHKGMGKAEAFEESVRMLEAVKIPEARKRITMYPHEFSGGMRQRVMIAMALLCRPKLLIADEPTTALDVTVQAQIMDLLNELKKEFNTAIIMITHDLGVVAGSCEKVLVMYAGRTMEYGSVDEIFYKPSHPYSEGLIKAIPRLDSEGDVLPTIPGNPPNLLRLPTGCPYQDRCHRVMERCKQEAPILTPFGNDRQRACFSDWETWTK; from the coding sequence ATGAGTTTATTAGATGTCAAAGACCTGCGTGTCGAATTTACTACTCAAGATGGTAATGTAACCGCAGTTAACGATTTAAATTTTTCACTGGAACAAGGTGAAACACTCGGTATTGTGGGTGAGTCTGGTTCGGGTAAATCTCAAACTGTATTCGCAATTATGGGGCTTCTTGCTAAAAACGGCATTATCAAAGGTAGTGCTAAGTTTGAGGGCCGAGAAATTTTGAATTTGCCTGAGGTCGAACTAAATAAAGTTCGTGCTGAGCAGATTGCAATGATTTTCCAAGATCCGATGACGTCACTTAACCCGTACATGAAAGTTAGCGATCAGCTAATGGAAGTTTTGATGCTTCATAAGGGCATGGGCAAAGCAGAGGCATTTGAAGAATCAGTACGTATGCTAGAAGCGGTGAAAATCCCGGAAGCTCGCAAACGTATTACTATGTATCCCCATGAGTTTTCTGGTGGTATGCGTCAACGTGTAATGATAGCGATGGCGCTTCTTTGCCGCCCTAAGCTTCTTATTGCGGATGAGCCTACAACGGCTCTAGACGTAACCGTTCAAGCACAAATCATGGATCTGCTTAATGAACTCAAAAAAGAGTTCAATACGGCTATCATCATGATTACTCATGACTTGGGTGTTGTTGCTGGTTCTTGTGAAAAAGTATTGGTTATGTACGCAGGGCGTACAATGGAATACGGATCAGTGGATGAAATCTTTTATAAGCCAAGCCACCCGTATTCGGAAGGACTGATAAAAGCGATACCACGATTGGATTCGGAAGGTGATGTGCTTCCAACCATCCCTGGTAACCCGCCTAACTTACTCCGTCTACCGACTGGCTGCCCATATCAAGATCGCTGTCATCGAGTGATGGAGCGCTGTAAGCAAGAAGCACCAATATTGACGCCATTTGGCAACGATCGCCAGCGTGCTTGTTTTTCTGATTGGGAGACATGGACAAAATGA
- the oppF gene encoding murein tripeptide/oligopeptide ABC transporter ATP binding protein OppF has translation MNTEKNLLLEVKDLKVHFSIASKSAWPWSKPSNLKAVDGVNVRLYEGETLGVVGESGCGKSTFARAIIGLVQATEGEVLWLGQDLTKMQEVQRRETRKDIQMIFQDPLASLNPRMNIGDIIAEPLQTFYPKLTKKEVKLRVKEMMDKVGLLPNLVNRYPHEFSGGQCQRIGIARALILKPKMIICDEPVSALDVSIQAQVVNLLKELQNEFGLSLVFIAHDLSVVKHISDRVLVMYLGNEVELAEAKELFASPKHPYTKALMSAVPIPDPEIERTKVIQMLEGDLPSPINPPSGCVFRTRCPIATEACAKQRPHLKGTDKHAVSCIHVD, from the coding sequence ATGAATACTGAGAAAAACTTACTTTTAGAGGTTAAAGACCTTAAAGTTCACTTCAGCATTGCATCTAAATCTGCATGGCCGTGGTCAAAACCATCCAACCTTAAAGCAGTAGATGGTGTGAACGTTCGTCTTTACGAAGGTGAAACGTTAGGTGTGGTAGGCGAGTCAGGTTGCGGTAAGTCAACATTTGCACGTGCGATTATCGGCCTAGTACAAGCTACTGAAGGCGAAGTATTGTGGTTAGGGCAAGATCTCACTAAGATGCAAGAAGTCCAGCGTCGTGAAACACGTAAAGACATACAAATGATTTTCCAAGACCCACTTGCATCATTGAATCCGCGTATGAATATCGGTGACATAATTGCCGAGCCGCTTCAGACATTCTATCCCAAGCTGACTAAGAAAGAAGTTAAGCTTAGGGTTAAAGAGATGATGGATAAAGTAGGTTTGCTACCTAACTTGGTTAACCGTTACCCGCACGAGTTCTCTGGTGGTCAGTGTCAGCGTATTGGTATTGCTCGCGCACTTATCCTTAAACCTAAGATGATCATCTGTGATGAACCAGTTTCGGCGCTAGATGTCTCTATTCAAGCTCAAGTTGTAAACCTTCTAAAAGAGCTACAAAATGAGTTTGGATTAAGTTTAGTTTTTATCGCGCACGATCTATCGGTGGTTAAGCACATCTCAGACCGCGTTTTGGTTATGTACCTAGGTAATGAAGTAGAACTTGCAGAAGCCAAAGAGCTATTTGCGTCACCTAAACATCCATATACTAAAGCACTTATGTCTGCTGTTCCTATCCCTGATCCTGAGATAGAACGTACAAAAGTTATTCAGATGTTAGAGGGTGATCTTCCATCGCCTATTAATCCTCCTTCAGGTTGCGTGTTCCGTACGCGATGCCCTATAGCAACAGAAGCATGTGCGAAGCAAAGACCTCATCTCAAAGGCACAGACAAGCATGCAGTGTCGTGTATCCATGTCGACTAA
- a CDS encoding efflux RND transporter periplasmic adaptor subunit, with product MKNNQLAILFVSTLFLLSPISYAAGPGGGPAKARSVLVVTETVATHDISQSLTLVGKLEAEQSVIISPEVSGKIDAIQVAANQKVKKGQLLVQLNDDKAKAAIAEAKAYLQNEKRKLGEFERLAKKGAITQTEIDAQKANVDIADARLDAANAQLKDLYISAPFDGTVGFIDFSRGKMVNTGAELLTLDNLSSMRLDLQIPERFLSMLSKGMKVEATSNAWASTVFEGEVVGIDTRINSETLNLRARIQFDNAENKLKPGMLMATKVNFPAIEAPIIPVQALQYSGTKRYVYVIDEDNKATKTEVFLGARVENQVVIEKGLDIGQKIVVQGIVNMRDGVTIQEQGAEQQKQKKSPPADKNTDKEAK from the coding sequence ATGAAAAATAATCAGTTAGCTATTCTATTTGTATCCACGCTTTTTTTACTGAGTCCGATCAGCTACGCCGCTGGGCCAGGTGGTGGGCCTGCTAAAGCGCGAAGCGTATTAGTGGTAACCGAAACAGTCGCAACCCACGACATATCTCAAAGTTTGACTTTGGTCGGTAAGCTAGAGGCTGAGCAATCAGTTATTATTTCACCTGAGGTTTCTGGAAAAATCGATGCTATACAAGTAGCAGCAAACCAAAAGGTTAAGAAAGGACAGTTGCTTGTTCAACTTAATGACGATAAAGCAAAAGCAGCGATTGCAGAAGCCAAAGCGTATTTACAAAACGAAAAAAGAAAACTTGGCGAGTTCGAACGACTAGCAAAAAAGGGAGCGATTACTCAGACAGAAATTGACGCACAAAAAGCGAATGTCGATATTGCTGATGCTCGCCTAGATGCAGCAAATGCACAGCTAAAAGATCTTTATATCAGTGCACCTTTTGACGGAACCGTTGGCTTTATTGATTTTAGCCGAGGAAAAATGGTGAATACAGGGGCTGAGCTACTCACTTTGGACAACCTTTCTAGTATGAGATTGGATTTGCAGATCCCTGAACGCTTTTTATCGATGCTTTCTAAAGGGATGAAAGTAGAGGCAACAAGTAATGCATGGGCGTCGACAGTATTTGAAGGGGAAGTGGTCGGGATTGATACACGAATAAATAGTGAAACCTTAAACTTAAGGGCTCGTATTCAGTTTGATAACGCCGAAAATAAACTTAAGCCAGGAATGCTAATGGCTACTAAAGTGAATTTCCCAGCGATTGAAGCCCCAATTATTCCTGTACAGGCTCTGCAATATTCAGGTACTAAGCGCTACGTATATGTTATTGATGAAGACAATAAAGCAACAAAAACCGAGGTGTTTTTGGGAGCTCGTGTAGAGAACCAAGTCGTTATCGAAAAGGGATTAGACATCGGTCAAAAAATCGTCGTTCAGGGTATCGTTAATATGAGAGATGGCGTGACGATCCAAGAACAGGGCGCTGAGCAACAAAAACAAAAAAAGTCACCGCCAGCAGACAAAAACACTGATAAGGAAGCAAAATAA
- the vexH gene encoding vibriobactin export RND transporter permease subunit VexH, with the protein MWLSDVSVKRPVAAVVLSLLLVVFGLVSFERLAVREMPDIESPVVSVSTRYDGASATIIESQITSIIEDQLTGISGIDEITSTTRNSSSRISITFDLGYDLNTGVSDVRDAVARAQRRLPDEADEPLVYKNNGSGEASLYINLSSSEMDRTQLTDYIERVLIDRFSLITGVSSVDVSGGLYKVMYVKLKPELMAGRGVTASDITSSLREENLESPGGEVRNDDIVMSVRTARSYNQASDFEYLVVKRASDGTPIYLKDVADVFIGAENENSTFKSDGVVNVSMGIVPQSDANPLEVAQLVHSEVEAIQKFLPDGTRLAIDYDSTVFIDRSISEVYNTLFITGGLVILVLYIFIGQARATLIPAITVPVSLISAFISAYFFGFSINLITLMALILSIGLVVDDAIVVVENIFHHIEQGETPLVAAYKGTREVGFAVIATTLVLVMVFLPISFMDGMVGLLFTEFSVLLAMSVISSSLIALTLTPVLGSKILKANVKPNAFNRAVETLFSKLERGYKFLLSKAMRVRLIAPVIILSCMGGSYYLMNSVPQQLAPQEDRGVIFAFVRGADATSYNRMSANMDLVEEKLIPLLGEGLLKSFSIQTPAFGGNAGDQTGFVIMILEDWNDRSVSASEALGVIRKALTGIPDARVFPFTPGFRGGSSEPVQYVLGGSDYVELQEWAEILKNTAEDSPIMEGAEINYSEKTPELVITVDKPRAAELGIKVSDISDTLEIMLGGKSETTFVDRGEEYDVYLRGDENNFNNATDLSQIYMRTASGELVTLDAVTKIEEIASAIRLSHYNKKKAITVTANLSEGYTLGDALDFLDQKAIELLPGDISIDYSGESKEYKENQASVLIVFALALLVAYLVLAAQFESFINPLVVMFTVPMGVFGGFLGLFIMQQGLNIYSQIGMIMLIGMVTKNGILIVEFANQLRDKGIEFEKAIIDASARRLRPILMTAFTTLAGAIPLISSTGAGYESRIAVGTVIFFGMAFATLVTLFVIPAMYRLISGATQSPGHVEDVLNKQLSREITSRKNHG; encoded by the coding sequence ATGTGGTTATCAGATGTGTCGGTTAAACGGCCCGTTGCTGCTGTTGTATTAAGTTTGTTGCTTGTTGTGTTTGGTTTGGTGTCCTTTGAAAGGCTTGCCGTACGAGAAATGCCAGACATCGAGAGTCCAGTAGTGTCAGTAAGTACACGCTATGATGGCGCTTCAGCGACTATTATTGAAAGTCAAATTACCTCGATAATAGAAGATCAGCTAACAGGGATAAGTGGTATTGATGAGATAACGTCAACCACAAGAAATAGCTCTTCTAGAATATCCATTACTTTTGATCTTGGTTACGATCTCAACACTGGCGTTAGTGATGTTCGAGACGCGGTAGCTAGAGCTCAGCGACGACTTCCAGATGAAGCAGATGAACCACTGGTCTATAAAAACAATGGTAGCGGAGAAGCTTCACTCTATATTAATTTAAGCTCATCTGAGATGGATAGAACTCAGTTGACTGACTATATAGAAAGAGTACTCATTGATAGATTCAGCTTAATCACCGGAGTGAGCTCAGTTGATGTATCGGGTGGTCTTTATAAGGTTATGTATGTCAAGCTAAAACCAGAACTGATGGCTGGTCGAGGCGTCACGGCATCGGATATCACCTCTTCACTACGAGAGGAAAACTTAGAAAGCCCCGGTGGTGAAGTAAGAAACGACGATATTGTCATGTCGGTTAGAACTGCAAGAAGCTACAACCAAGCTAGCGACTTTGAGTACTTAGTTGTTAAACGCGCGAGTGACGGAACACCGATATACCTTAAAGATGTTGCTGATGTCTTTATTGGAGCAGAGAACGAAAACTCAACGTTCAAGAGTGATGGTGTCGTTAATGTGAGCATGGGGATAGTTCCACAATCTGATGCTAACCCGTTGGAAGTTGCTCAGTTGGTTCACTCTGAAGTAGAAGCTATACAAAAATTCTTGCCAGATGGTACCCGTTTAGCGATAGATTACGACTCTACGGTGTTTATCGACCGCTCTATATCTGAGGTATACAACACGTTATTTATAACCGGTGGTTTGGTTATTCTGGTTTTATACATTTTTATCGGACAAGCGCGTGCAACCCTAATACCTGCGATAACGGTACCGGTTTCTTTAATCTCTGCGTTTATATCCGCTTATTTTTTCGGATTTTCAATCAACCTGATTACCCTGATGGCACTTATTTTGTCGATAGGGTTGGTTGTGGATGATGCCATTGTGGTGGTAGAAAATATCTTCCACCATATTGAACAAGGTGAAACGCCGCTGGTAGCCGCCTATAAAGGGACAAGAGAGGTTGGTTTCGCGGTTATCGCAACCACTTTAGTCCTTGTGATGGTATTCCTACCGATCTCCTTTATGGATGGAATGGTAGGGTTACTATTTACCGAGTTTTCGGTATTGCTTGCTATGTCGGTAATCTCATCCTCATTGATTGCGTTAACCCTTACGCCAGTACTAGGCAGTAAAATACTTAAAGCAAATGTTAAACCAAACGCCTTTAATCGCGCAGTAGAAACACTGTTTTCTAAGTTGGAACGTGGCTATAAGTTTCTGCTGAGTAAAGCCATGCGAGTTCGGCTTATTGCGCCAGTCATAATATTAAGCTGTATGGGTGGTAGCTATTACCTAATGAATAGCGTACCGCAGCAACTGGCACCTCAAGAAGATCGCGGAGTAATATTTGCTTTTGTGCGTGGTGCGGACGCGACAAGTTATAACCGAATGTCAGCCAATATGGATCTGGTCGAAGAAAAGCTAATTCCTTTGTTGGGTGAGGGATTATTGAAGTCATTCAGTATTCAAACCCCTGCATTTGGCGGCAATGCTGGTGACCAAACGGGCTTCGTCATTATGATTCTAGAGGATTGGAACGACAGGTCTGTATCAGCCAGTGAAGCGCTAGGTGTTATTCGAAAAGCGTTAACCGGAATTCCAGATGCAAGGGTATTTCCCTTCACTCCTGGTTTCCGAGGAGGCTCAAGCGAGCCAGTGCAGTACGTATTAGGGGGCTCTGATTATGTCGAGCTTCAAGAGTGGGCTGAAATACTTAAAAATACCGCTGAAGATAGCCCAATAATGGAAGGCGCAGAGATTAACTATTCAGAAAAAACACCTGAATTGGTAATTACGGTAGATAAGCCTCGCGCGGCTGAGTTAGGTATAAAAGTGTCGGATATTTCAGATACTTTAGAGATCATGCTCGGGGGTAAAAGTGAAACGACGTTCGTAGACCGAGGTGAAGAGTACGACGTTTACCTTCGTGGTGATGAAAACAACTTCAATAACGCCACTGACTTAAGTCAAATATACATGCGAACAGCATCAGGAGAGCTTGTAACTTTAGACGCAGTGACGAAGATTGAAGAGATAGCATCAGCGATAAGGTTATCTCATTACAACAAAAAGAAAGCCATTACGGTTACCGCTAACTTAAGTGAAGGCTATACGCTTGGTGATGCACTCGATTTCTTGGACCAAAAAGCAATTGAGTTACTTCCGGGTGATATCTCGATTGATTATTCCGGTGAATCAAAAGAGTACAAAGAGAACCAAGCGAGTGTGTTGATCGTCTTTGCTTTGGCCCTGCTTGTTGCTTACTTGGTACTCGCCGCTCAGTTCGAAAGCTTTATCAACCCACTGGTGGTTATGTTTACAGTACCTATGGGCGTATTTGGGGGCTTCTTAGGTTTATTTATCATGCAGCAAGGCCTCAATATATATAGCCAAATTGGTATGATAATGCTGATAGGTATGGTGACTAAGAACGGTATCTTGATCGTTGAGTTTGCTAACCAACTGAGAGATAAAGGTATAGAGTTTGAAAAAGCCATAATCGATGCTTCTGCGCGTCGTTTACGACCAATATTGATGACAGCGTTTACTACATTAGCAGGGGCGATACCTTTGATAAGCTCTACGGGTGCTGGCTATGAAAGCCGCATTGCAGTAGGTACGGTTATCTTCTTTGGGATGGCGTTTGCTACATTGGTTACTCTGTTCGTTATTCCGGCGATGTATCGTTTGATCTCTGGCGCGACACAGTCTCCGGGGCATGTAGAGGATGTACTTAACAAACAACTTTCACGAGAAATAACAAGCCGCAAGAATCACGGATAA
- a CDS encoding Lrp/AsnC family transcriptional regulator — MKLDKTDKKLLSILQVDSTVSLNELAEAVNLTTTPCWKRLKRLEENGIISKRVALLNPEKLGLMFTAFVLIKTSNHSHEWYSHFVETVTPFPEVMEFYRMAGEYDYMMKVQVEDMKCFDLFYKKMVNSVEGISNVTSTFAMEPLKYTTALPLS, encoded by the coding sequence ATGAAATTAGACAAAACAGATAAGAAGCTACTGTCGATTTTACAAGTGGATAGCACGGTATCGTTAAATGAGTTGGCTGAAGCGGTGAACTTGACGACGACACCTTGTTGGAAAAGGTTAAAACGACTGGAAGAGAACGGGATTATTAGCAAACGAGTCGCGCTGTTAAACCCTGAAAAACTGGGTCTTATGTTTACCGCATTTGTGCTGATTAAGACTAGTAACCACTCCCATGAGTGGTACAGCCATTTTGTTGAAACGGTGACACCTTTTCCGGAAGTAATGGAGTTTTATCGTATGGCTGGAGAGTACGACTACATGATGAAGGTTCAGGTCGAAGATATGAAGTGTTTTGACCTCTTTTATAAAAAAATGGTCAACAGCGTTGAGGGTATTTCTAATGTGACCTCTACTTTTGCCATGGAGCCTTTAAAGTACACAACTGCGTTACCGCTGTCGTAA